From the genome of Callithrix jacchus isolate 240 chromosome 7, calJac240_pri, whole genome shotgun sequence, one region includes:
- the MAP3K6 gene encoding mitogen-activated protein kinase kinase kinase 6 isoform X10 — translation MAGPCPRSGAERAGSCWQDPLAEALSRGRPLATPPGRGCARSRPLSVVYVLTREPQPGLEPREGTEAEPLLLRCLREACAQLPGPRPPPQLLSLPFGTLALGDTAALDAFYNADVVVLEVSSSLAQPSLFYHLGVRESFSMTNNVLLCSQADLPDLQALREDVFQKNSDCVGSYTLIPYVVMATGRVLCGDAGLLRGLADGLVQAGVGTEALLTPLVSRLARLLEATPTDSCGYFRETIRRDIRQARERFSGPQLRQELARLQRRLDSVELLSPDIVMNLLLSYRDVQDYSAIIELVETLQALPTCDVAAQHNVCFHYTFALNRRNRPGDRTKALAVLLPLVQLEGSVAPDLYCMCGRIYKDMFFGSGFQDAGHREQAYHWYRKAFDVEPSLHSGINAAVLLIAAGQHFEDSKELRLIGMKLGCLLARKGCVEKMQYYWDVGFYLGAQILADDPTQVVLAAEQLYKLNAPIWYLVSVMETFLLYQHFRPTPEPPAGPPRRAHFWLHFLLQSCQPFKTACPQGDQCLVLVLEMNKVLLPAKLKVQGTDPVSTVTLSLLEPETQDIPSSWTFPVASICGVSTSKRDERCCFLYALPPAQDVQLCFPSVGHCQWFCSLIQALVTNPDSTAPAEEAEGVGEVLEFDYEYTETGERLVLGKGTYGVVYAGRDRHTRVRIAIKEIPERDSRFSQPLHEEIALHKRLRHKNIVRYLGSASQDGYLKIFMEEVPGGSLSSLLRSVWGPLKDNESTISFYTRQILQGLGYLHDNHIVHRDIKGDNVLINTFSGLLKISDFGTSKRLAGITPCTETFTGTLQYMAPEIIDQGPRGYGKAADIWSLGCTVIEMATGHPPFHELGSPQAAMFQVGMYKVHPPMPSSLSAEAQAFLLRTFEPDPRLRASAQALLGDPFLQPGKRSRSPSSPRHAPQPSDAPSASPTPSADSTTQSQTLPCPQAPSQHPPNPPKRCLSFGGTSQLRVPEEPAAEEPASPEESSGLSLLHQESKRRAMLAAVLEQELPALAENLHQEQEQVSRLGRNHVEQLLRCLGAHIHTPNRRHLAQELRVLQGRLRAQGLGPALLHAPLFAFPDVVKQILRRRQIRPHWMFVLDSLLSRAVRAALAVLGQEVEKEVVSPRSEELRKEGDSRQRPLPVEPEQGPPPLLVQLSLLRAETDRLREVLAGKEREYQALVQRALQRVNEEAGTCARASEPPGPGAVATGTERGFRHHPNAVESQLHPPHPAHLCHSR, via the exons ATGGCGGGGCCGTGCCCCCGGTCCGGGGCAGAGCGCGCCGGCAGCTGCTGGCAGGACCCTCTGGCCGAGGCGCTGAGCCGGGGCCGGCCGCTCGCTACGCCCCCAGGCCGGGGCTGCGCGCGGAGCCGGCCGCTCAGCGTGGTCTATGTGCTAACCCGGGAGCCGCAGCCCGGGCTGGAGCCTCGGGAGGGAACCGAGGCGGAACCGCTGCTCCTGCGCTGCTTGCGTGAGGCTTGCGCGCAGCTCCCCGGGCCGCGGCCGCCGCCGCAGCTGCTTAGCCTGCCCTTCGGGACGCTGGCGCTAGGCGACACAGCGGCGCTGGACGCCTTCTACAACGCGG ATGTGGTGGTGCTGGAGGTGAGCAGCTCGCTGGCACAGCCCTCCCTGTTCTACCACCTCGGTGTGCGTGAGAGCTTCAGCATGACCAACAACGTGCTACTGTGCTCCCAGGCAGACCTCCCTGACCTGCAGGCCCTGCGG GAGGATGTTTTCCAGAAGAACTCG GACTGCGTTGGCAGCTATACACTGATCCCCTATGTGGTGATGGCCACTGGTCGGGTGCTGTGTGGCGATGCAGGCCTTCTGCGGGGCCTGGCTGATGGGCTGGTACAGGCCGGAGTGGGCACCGAGGCCCTGCTCACTCCCCTGGTGAGCCGGCTTGCCCGCCTGCTGGAGGCCACACCCACAGATTCTTG TGGCTATTTCCGGGAGACCATTCGGAGGGACATCCGGCAGGCACGGGAGCGGTTCAGTGGGCCGCAGCTGCGGCAGGAGCTGGCTCGCCTGCAGCGGAGACTGGACAGCGTGGAGCTGCTGAGCCCCGACATTGTCATGAACTTGCTCCTCTCCTACCGCGACGTGCAG GACTATTCGGCCATCATTGAGCTGGTGGAGACGCTGCAGGCCTTGCCCACCTGTGATGTGGCTGCACAGCATAACGTCTGCTTTCACTATACTTTTGCCCTCAACCG gAGGAACAGGCCTGGGGACCGGACGAAGGCACTGGCCGTGCTGCTGCCGCTGGTACAGCTTGAGGGCTCCGTGGCACCCGATCTGTACTGCATGTGTGGCCGTATCTACAAGGACATGTTCTTTGGCTCGGGCTTCCAGGACGCTGGGCACCGGGAGCAGGCCTATCACTG GTATCGCAAGGCTTTTGACGTTGAGCCCAGCCTCCACTCAGGCATCAATGCAGCTGTGCTCCTCATTGCTGCTGGGCAGCACTTTGAGGATTCGAAGGAGCTCCGGCTAATAG GCATGAAGCTGGGCTGCCTGCTGGCCCGAAAAGGCTGTGTGGAGAAGATGCAATATTACTGGGATGTGGGTTTCTACCTGGGAGCCCAGATCCTCGCCGATGATCCCACCCAGGTGGTGCTGGCTGCAGAGCAGCTGTATAAGCTCAATGCCCCCATATG GTACCTGGTGTCCGTGATGGAAACCTTCCTGCTGTACCAGCATTTCAGGCCCACGCCAGAGCCCCCTGCAGGGCCACCACGCCGAGCCCACTTTTGGCTCCACTTCTTGCTACAGTCCTGCCAGCCATTCAAGACAGCCTGTCCCCAAGGCGACCAGTGCTTG GTGCTGGTCCTGGAGATGAACAAGGTGCTGCTGCCTGCGAAGCTCAAGGTTCAGGGCACTGACCCTGTGAGCACAGTGACCCTGAGCCTGCTGGAGCCGGAGACCCAG GACATTCCCTCCAGCTGGACCTTCCCAGTCGCCTCCATATGCGGAGTCAG CACCTCCAAGCGCGACGAGCGCTGCTGCTTCCTCTATGCACTCCCTCCGGCCCAGGACGTCCAGCTGTGCTTCCCCAGCGTAGGGCACTGCCAGTG GTTCTGCAGCCTGATCCAGGCATTGGTGACGAACCCGGATTCCACAGCGCCCGCGGAGGAAGCGGAGGGCGTGGGGGAGGTCTTGGAG TTTGATTATGAGTACACGGAGACAGGCGAGAGGCTGGTGCTGGGCAAGGGCACTTATGGGGTGGTGTACGCGGGCCGCGATCGCCACACAAGGGTGCGTATCGCCATCAAGGAGATCCCGGAGCGGGACAGCAG GTTTTCTCAGCCCCTGCATGAAGAGATCGCTCTTCACAAACGCCTGCGCCACAAGAACATAGTGCGCTATCTGGGCTCAGCTAGCCAGGACGGCTACCTTAAGATCTTCATGGAGGAAGTGCCTGGAG GCAGCCTGTCCTCCTTGCTGCGGTCAGTGTGGGGACCCCTGAAGGACAACGAGAGCACCATCAGTTTCTACACCCGCCAGATCCTGCAGGGACTCGGCTACTTGCATGACAACCACATTGTACACAGGGACATCAAG GGGGACAACGTGCTGATCAACACCTTCAGTGGGCTGCTCAAGATTTCTGACTTTGGCACCTCCAAGCGGCTGGCCGGCATCACGCCTTGCACTGAGACCTTCACAG GAACTCTGCAGTATATGGCCCCAGAAATCATTGACCAGGGCCCACGTGGGTATGGGAAAGCAGCTGACATCTGGTCATTGGGCTGCACTGTCATCGAGATGGCCACGGGTCACCCCCCCTTCCACGAGCTAGGGAGCCCACAGGCTGCCATGTTTCAG GTGGGTATGTACAAGGTGCATCCACCAATGCCCAGTTCTCTGTCGGCTGAGGCCCAAGCCTTCCTCCTCCGAACTTTCGAGCCAGACCCCCGCCTCCGAGCCAGCGCCCAGGCACTGCTGGGGGACCCCTTTCTGCAGCCTGGGAAGAGGAGCCGCAGCCCCAGCTCCCCCCGACATGCTCCACAGCCCTCAG ATGCCCCTTCCGCCAGTCCCACTCCTTCAGCTGACTCAACCACCCAGTCTCAGACACTCCCGTGCCCTCAGGCACCCTCTCAGCACCCGCCCAACCCCCCAAAGCGCTGCCTCAGTTTTGGGGGCACCAGCCAGCTCCG CGTGCCCGAGGAGCCTGCGGCCGAGGAGCCTGCCTCTCCGGAGGAGAGTTCAGGACTGAGCCTGCTGCACCAGGAGAGCAAGCGTCGGGCCATGCTGGCTGCGGTGCTGGAGCAGGAGCTGCCTGCGTTGGCGGAGAATCTGCaccaggagcaggagcag GTGTCCCGTCTGGGCAGAAATCATGTGGAACAGCTGCTGCGCTGCCTCGGGGCACACATTCACACTCCCAACCGCCGGCATCTGGCCCAGGAGCTGCGGGTGCTGCAAGGACGGCTGCGGGCCCAGGGCCTTGGGCCCGCACTTCTGCACGCCCCGCTCTTCGCCTTCCCGGATGTG gTGAAGCAGATCCTCCGCAGGCGCCAGATCCGCCCACATTGGATGTTCGTGTTGGACTCGCTGCTCAGCCGTGCTGTGAGGGCAGCCCTGGCTGTGCTAGGCCAGG AGGTGGAGAAGGAGGTGGTCTCACCGAGGTCAGAGGAGCTGAGAAAAGAAGGGGACTCCCGGCAGAGGCCGCTTCCAGTGGAGCCCGAGCAGGGCCCCCCTCCTCTGTTGGTGCAGCTGAGCCTCCTTCGGGCAGAGACTGATCG GCTTCGGGAAGTCCTGGCGGGGAAAGAACGGGAGTACCAGGCCCTGGTGCAGCGGGCTCTGCAGAGGGTGAATGAGGAAGCTGGGACCTGTGCCCGAGCCTCAGAGCCCCCAG ggcctggtgcagtggctacAGGAACTGAACGTGGATTCAGGCACCATCCAAATG CTGTTGAATCACAGCTTCACCCTCCACATCCTGCTCACCTATGCCACTCGAGATGA